Proteins from one Parasteatoda tepidariorum isolate YZ-2023 chromosome 4, CAS_Ptep_4.0, whole genome shotgun sequence genomic window:
- the LOC139425457 gene encoding zinc finger protein 821-like, with amino-acid sequence MPPKRIALSRSTSQARKKRTNRVSEKSEQREERLETNREHNALARSLETSEKQERRLLTNQLRTTQACSLETSEQRERRLLTNQLRTYQARSSETSEQRDARIKINQERTSLFRRCQYSDLNLSAFHYDPTTNYSLSPKRHHRKNGSIMYVL; translated from the coding sequence atgccGCCTAAACGAATCGCTCTTAGTCGATCAACATCTCAAGCACGCAAGAAGAGAACTAACCGTGTTTCAGAAAAATCGGAGCAACGGGAAGAAAGACTTGAAACTAATCGAGAACACAATGCTTTAGCCCGTTCCTTAGAAACGTCTGAGAAACAGGAAAGAAGACTGTTAACAAATCAACTACGCACTACTCAAGCCTGTTCCTTGGAAACATCAGAGCAACGGGAAAGAAGACTGTTAACAAATCAACTACGCACTTATCAAGCCCGTTCGTCGGAAACATCAGAGCAACGGGATGcaagaataaaaatcaatcaagAACGCACTTCGCTATTCAGACGCTGCCAATACTCTGATTTGAATCTCAGTGCATTTCACTATGATCCGACAACCAACTATAGTCTTTCACCCAAGCGTCATCATCGGAAAAATGGATcaattatgtatgttttgtag